From the genome of Pukyongia salina, one region includes:
- a CDS encoding cell division ATP-binding protein FtsE has product MEKPVLYLKDASIFQRESLILSDVTLHVKKGEFVYLIGKTGTGKSSFMKTLYGDLPLQKGEGEIVGYDLATLKESDIPFLRRKLGVVFQDFKLLNDRTVKDNLLFVLTATGWKDKAEMDARIDEVLDKVGMKTKSFKYPYQLSGGEQQRVAIARALLNKPELILADEPTGNLDPQTSVEVMEVLQEINKNGNTILMATHDYALILKYPSKTLKCDENQVFEVVQKSV; this is encoded by the coding sequence ATGGAAAAACCTGTTCTCTACTTAAAGGATGCCTCGATCTTTCAGCGTGAAAGCTTAATTCTCTCCGATGTTACCCTTCATGTAAAAAAGGGTGAATTTGTTTATCTGATTGGGAAAACAGGAACAGGGAAAAGTAGCTTTATGAAAACCCTTTATGGTGATCTCCCCTTACAAAAAGGTGAAGGTGAGATAGTTGGGTACGATCTGGCCACTTTAAAAGAATCGGACATTCCTTTTTTACGAAGAAAATTAGGGGTTGTTTTTCAGGATTTTAAATTGCTTAACGACAGGACCGTAAAAGACAACCTACTATTTGTATTAACGGCAACTGGCTGGAAAGACAAAGCCGAAATGGATGCGCGAATAGACGAAGTACTGGACAAAGTAGGCATGAAAACCAAGAGTTTTAAATATCCTTACCAATTATCGGGAGGTGAGCAGCAACGAGTGGCAATTGCCAGGGCACTACTTAATAAACCCGAATTGATCCTGGCAGACGAACCAACCGGAAATCTGGACCCGCAAACAAGCGTGGAAGTGATGGAAGTTTTACAGGAGATCAATAAAAATGGAAATACCATATTGATGGCCACTCACGACTACGCCCTCATCCTAAAATATCCGTCCAAAACGCTTAAATGTGACGAGAACCAGGTATTTGAGGTGGTTCAGAAAAGCGTCTAA
- a CDS encoding MBOAT family O-acyltransferase, whose protein sequence is MLFNTIDFAIFLPIVLALYWMISGRSVRFRNIYLVIVSYIFYSFWDWRFLSLIFASSLVDYVVGKKLAESSSLLRRRTLLGISLVFNLGMLFTFKYFNFFVETFVDTFALFGTEFSYNSWQILLPVGISFYTFQTLSYTIDIFRKRIAPTNDIVAFFAFVSFFPQLVAGPIERASNLLTQFETRRTFDYQKSVSGLRLILGGLFKKMVIADNCAVFVNTIFEQYEMASGSTLFVGAVFFAFQIYGDFSGYSDIAIGSARLMGFDLMKNFNYPYLAQNMSDFWRRWHISLSTWFRDYVYIPLGGSRVSKSRLVLNILVVFLLSGLWHGANLTFVFWGLLHAVFVLPVLLFYKNHTVNFSKEKRLPTIREFLNIAGTFVVVVIAWVFFRAESIGDAFDYLKIVFSSSLFTMPNVSRGAVLLLMGYMVIEWVQRHQDHFLDVTNVSSRLLRYSLYFITLFCIFYYAGDVQPFIYFQF, encoded by the coding sequence ATGCTCTTCAACACCATCGATTTTGCCATATTTCTCCCAATTGTCCTGGCTTTGTACTGGATGATCTCCGGCCGTTCGGTGAGGTTTCGAAACATTTACCTGGTAATTGTTAGCTATATTTTTTATTCGTTCTGGGACTGGCGTTTTCTTTCCCTCATTTTTGCCAGCTCCCTGGTAGATTATGTTGTGGGTAAAAAACTGGCGGAATCATCTTCTTTGCTTAGAAGGCGTACCTTGTTGGGGATCAGTCTGGTTTTTAACCTGGGGATGCTGTTCACCTTCAAGTATTTCAATTTCTTCGTAGAAACCTTCGTGGATACCTTTGCTCTCTTCGGAACCGAATTTAGCTACAATAGCTGGCAGATCCTGTTACCGGTGGGGATTAGTTTTTACACCTTCCAAACATTAAGCTATACTATCGATATATTCAGAAAGCGGATTGCCCCTACCAATGATATAGTGGCCTTCTTCGCCTTCGTATCTTTCTTTCCGCAATTGGTAGCCGGGCCGATAGAACGGGCATCCAACCTCCTCACACAATTTGAAACCCGGCGTACGTTCGATTATCAAAAAAGTGTCTCGGGCCTTAGACTCATACTTGGCGGTTTGTTCAAAAAAATGGTGATCGCAGATAACTGTGCCGTCTTTGTGAACACTATCTTCGAGCAATACGAAATGGCCAGCGGGAGCACACTTTTCGTGGGCGCTGTATTCTTTGCGTTTCAGATCTATGGTGACTTTTCTGGCTACAGCGATATTGCAATTGGAAGTGCACGCCTTATGGGGTTCGACCTTATGAAAAATTTTAATTATCCGTATCTGGCTCAAAACATGTCCGATTTCTGGCGTCGCTGGCATATTTCCTTATCTACCTGGTTTCGGGATTATGTCTATATTCCTTTAGGGGGAAGCCGGGTATCCAAATCTAGGCTGGTATTAAATATTCTGGTGGTTTTCCTCTTAAGCGGCCTTTGGCATGGCGCAAATCTAACATTCGTGTTCTGGGGGTTGTTGCATGCTGTATTCGTTTTACCGGTATTGTTGTTCTATAAAAACCATACGGTTAATTTCAGTAAAGAAAAGAGGCTTCCCACAATTAGAGAATTTTTAAATATTGCCGGAACCTTTGTGGTGGTAGTGATCGCCTGGGTGTTTTTCCGCGCCGAGAGTATAGGCGATGCATTCGATTATCTGAAGATCGTTTTTTCATCCTCCCTGTTCACCATGCCCAATGTGTCAAGGGGAGCAGTACTTCTCTTAATGGGATATATGGTAATCGAGTGGGTCCAAAGGCACCAGGATCATTTTCTGGATGTGACAAATGTTAGCAGTAGGCTTTTACGCTACAGCCTATATTTTATAACACTGTTTTGTATCTTCTACTATGCGGGTGATGTTCAACCTTTTATATATTTTCAGTTTTAG
- a CDS encoding glycosyltransferase family 2 protein: protein MRKSLSILIPTYQYNVYPLVEKLHNQASQANLDFEINVYDDCSPIPTVENERINQLAHGNYVKLPKNIGRSAIRNLLAEKATFDSLLFLDADTMVIREDFIATYLNALEGNYQIIYGGIVYQEKPPAKEEKLRWVYGNKREALGVSERNMQPHLRFLTLNFLIRRSVFSELKFNEEIPNLRHEDTLFALDSKKKNISVKHIDNPVMHLGLESSEVFLKKSLEAVDALKNLVEKGLIKAEETSLSRKGESLKGGFTAGLVKLLYGLFKKPMERNLLSGNPSLKIFDLYRLGYYLQKSDS from the coding sequence ATGAGGAAGTCCCTTTCCATTTTAATTCCAACCTATCAATACAACGTCTATCCCCTGGTTGAGAAATTACATAACCAGGCGTCACAGGCGAACCTGGATTTCGAAATTAATGTATACGATGATTGCTCTCCAATTCCAACGGTGGAAAATGAAAGAATTAACCAACTGGCTCATGGAAATTATGTGAAGCTTCCTAAGAATATTGGAAGAAGTGCTATTAGAAATTTGTTAGCCGAAAAGGCAACCTTCGATTCTTTGTTGTTCCTGGATGCCGATACCATGGTAATACGCGAGGATTTTATTGCCACTTACCTCAATGCACTAGAGGGAAATTATCAAATAATTTACGGCGGAATTGTATACCAGGAAAAACCACCTGCCAAAGAGGAAAAATTACGTTGGGTGTATGGTAATAAGCGAGAGGCTTTAGGGGTTTCTGAGCGCAATATGCAGCCGCATCTTCGATTCTTAACACTTAATTTCTTAATACGGAGATCGGTTTTTTCGGAATTAAAATTCAATGAAGAAATACCTAATCTACGGCATGAAGACACGCTTTTTGCGCTGGATTCGAAAAAAAAGAATATTTCGGTTAAACATATAGACAACCCTGTGATGCATTTAGGGCTGGAATCCAGTGAAGTTTTCTTGAAGAAATCCCTGGAAGCGGTCGATGCTTTGAAAAACCTGGTGGAAAAGGGTTTGATCAAGGCCGAGGAAACAAGCCTGTCACGCAAAGGAGAATCGTTAAAAGGTGGTTTCACAGCTGGGTTGGTAAAATTACTATATGGCTTATTTAAAAAACCAATGGAGCGAAATTTATTATCCGGTAATCCTTCCTTAAAAATATTCGATCTTTATCGCCTGGGATACTATCTCCAAAAATCGGACAGCTGA
- a CDS encoding glycosyltransferase family 2 protein: MPRFSVIIPLYNKEKDIRTTLESVGNQRFSDFEVIVVDDGSTDGSAAVVRSVEDNRIKLFSKENEGVALTRNFGVEKAEAAHVVFLDADDKWLPEHLSDLDKLIAKFPNAKWFGTAYEKRFNDKLSVPLEAPIMNKSNWYGLVENYFGNCLVESIAWTSAICFQKQFFLQLKGFDHRITNGAGEDTDLWIRAALEAPLAFCTNISAIYNLEGSNRISLIPTRQRVFMDPDNYEAAAKTDPDLKKYLDRNRYAYAIRHKIAGDQDSFNRLTQHLDPANITAKQRVLLKQPKSVLKMLFRIQEKFNKKGVRITSFR; encoded by the coding sequence ATGCCTAGATTTTCTGTGATCATACCACTCTATAACAAAGAGAAAGACATCCGGACCACATTAGAGAGCGTTGGTAACCAGCGTTTCTCAGATTTCGAAGTAATTGTGGTTGATGACGGCTCTACAGATGGCAGTGCAGCTGTAGTGCGATCTGTTGAGGATAATAGGATAAAACTCTTCTCTAAAGAAAACGAAGGCGTGGCGCTCACCAGAAATTTCGGGGTGGAGAAAGCCGAAGCAGCACATGTGGTTTTCCTGGATGCGGACGACAAATGGTTGCCGGAACACCTCAGCGATCTGGATAAACTCATCGCCAAATTTCCGAACGCAAAATGGTTTGGAACGGCATATGAGAAGCGTTTTAACGATAAATTATCGGTCCCTTTAGAAGCACCAATTATGAACAAAAGCAATTGGTATGGCCTTGTGGAGAATTACTTCGGAAATTGCCTGGTAGAGAGTATTGCCTGGACATCGGCGATCTGTTTTCAGAAGCAATTCTTTTTACAGCTAAAAGGCTTCGATCACAGGATCACGAATGGTGCCGGGGAAGACACAGACCTCTGGATTCGTGCCGCATTGGAAGCACCTTTGGCGTTTTGCACTAATATTTCGGCAATCTATAATCTGGAAGGCAGTAACCGAATATCCCTTATACCCACCAGACAACGGGTTTTTATGGATCCCGATAATTATGAAGCAGCTGCAAAAACAGATCCCGATCTAAAAAAATACCTCGATCGCAATAGGTATGCCTATGCCATAAGGCATAAGATTGCTGGAGACCAGGACTCCTTCAATCGACTAACACAGCATCTGGACCCGGCAAATATTACAGCTAAGCAGAGAGTGCTCTTAAAACAACCTAAATCGGTGCTCAAGATGTTGTTTCGTATTCAGGAAAAATTTAATAAGAAAGGGGTGAGGATCACCTCATTTCGATGA
- a CDS encoding sugar 3,4-ketoisomerase: MSQVDLESISLLEIPKISDPDGRGNLSVIEKDVLPFTIKRVYYLYDVPSDSSRGGHAHKELKQFIIALSGSFDVVLDNGSARRSFTLNRPNKGLLIPSGVWRELENFSAGSVCLSLVSDYYNEDDYIRDYNEFRSSK; encoded by the coding sequence ATGTCACAGGTTGATCTAGAATCTATATCCTTACTTGAAATTCCTAAAATTAGCGACCCAGATGGCCGTGGTAATCTATCGGTGATCGAAAAGGATGTTCTGCCTTTTACGATAAAGCGTGTGTATTACCTCTACGATGTGCCCAGTGATTCCAGTAGGGGTGGCCATGCGCATAAAGAACTAAAGCAGTTTATAATAGCCTTAAGCGGCAGCTTCGATGTAGTGTTGGACAATGGTAGTGCCCGACGTAGCTTCACGCTTAACAGGCCTAATAAAGGCTTGCTTATTCCAAGTGGCGTTTGGCGGGAATTAGAGAATTTTTCGGCCGGTTCGGTGTGCTTATCTCTGGTTAGCGACTACTATAACGAGGACGATTATATTAGGGACTATAACGAGTTCCGATCATCGAAATGA
- a CDS encoding glycosyltransferase, whose product MSEGTHIKICIVTISLAGGGAERSCAMLSEMLAAQGHEVHIATLNDAVDYTYAGTLFNMGEFKQGKDHLGKRYRRFKHFRNYLLANSIDMIIDHRPKNQYYRELFYHHYVYKGLKRIYVTHSSSPALYFTQLPKKFAKLLNRNAANVAVSVYIENEVMKPLGIRSTCTIHNAFDPRWKEIKNDLPAALANASYVLSYGRIDEAVKDYSFLIRAFDHSELWRENIKLVIMGDGPDKSELQKLAKNTTAANNILFLPHDSAPFKIIQNARFVTLTSHFEGFPMVLVESLSMGTPVVSLDIVSGPSEIIQHEKNGLLVPKREVSLFASAMRNMVDNETLYENCRTNARESVEPFSFSKISEKWNKLIADVTG is encoded by the coding sequence TTGAGCGAAGGTACGCATATTAAAATTTGTATAGTAACAATTTCATTGGCTGGTGGGGGCGCAGAACGCTCCTGTGCCATGCTCTCCGAAATGTTAGCTGCCCAAGGCCATGAGGTACATATTGCAACGCTTAATGATGCCGTAGATTATACGTACGCCGGTACTTTATTTAATATGGGTGAGTTTAAACAAGGGAAGGATCACCTTGGAAAGCGGTATAGACGCTTTAAACATTTCAGAAATTATTTACTAGCGAATAGCATCGATATGATCATCGATCACAGGCCAAAGAACCAATATTATCGCGAACTTTTTTATCACCATTATGTGTACAAAGGCTTAAAGCGAATTTACGTTACCCATAGTTCCAGCCCGGCCTTATACTTCACACAGCTTCCGAAGAAATTTGCGAAACTACTCAACAGGAATGCTGCAAACGTTGCTGTTTCGGTCTACATAGAAAATGAGGTAATGAAACCACTTGGTATAAGGTCTACCTGTACTATTCACAATGCGTTCGATCCTCGCTGGAAGGAAATCAAAAACGATTTGCCGGCGGCATTAGCTAATGCATCTTATGTTTTGTCTTATGGTCGTATCGATGAGGCGGTGAAGGATTATAGTTTTTTAATCCGAGCTTTCGATCATTCCGAACTTTGGCGGGAAAATATTAAATTGGTTATAATGGGGGATGGCCCCGATAAAAGCGAATTGCAAAAACTGGCAAAGAACACAACTGCAGCAAACAATATTCTTTTTCTCCCACACGATAGTGCGCCGTTCAAGATCATTCAAAATGCCAGATTTGTCACTTTAACCAGTCACTTTGAGGGCTTTCCAATGGTGCTGGTGGAGAGTTTAAGTATGGGTACGCCAGTGGTTTCCCTGGATATAGTGTCGGGCCCTTCAGAGATCATACAGCACGAAAAAAATGGCTTGCTGGTACCAAAAAGAGAAGTATCTTTATTTGCCAGTGCCATGCGCAACATGGTAGACAACGAGACGTTATATGAAAACTGCCGTACTAACGCGCGGGAGTCGGTAGAACCGTTTTCATTCAGTAAAATCTCCGAAAAGTGGAACAAATTAATAGCAGATGTCACAGGTTGA
- a CDS encoding glycosyltransferase: MKILLVGEYSRLHNSLKEGLLALGHSVTLISMGDFFKKYPSDILLDRKYDQGLAVKLKIGIFKLSGIDITSNSIRSQFFKHQDQLKGFDVVQLINESPFAIQPKIELELISFLKKNNDKLFLLSCGTDYLSVQYALGEALPYSILSEYKSGKIAEDKFQYILKYARPEFKKLHHHVFDLIRGVIASDIDYHLPLEGHPKYLGLIPNPVNTDNLKLLPIVYSGRVRIFLGINRANYHSKGIRFFEEALQIISEKYSDKIEIEIAENLPYADYIEKFDKAHILLDQVLGFDQGYNALEAMAKGKVVFTGADKNFEEFYELQEIVAINALPDAQQIAGKLEELILNPKMIQEISSNAREFVEREHNHIAIAKKYISTWQEN; encoded by the coding sequence ATGAAGATACTATTAGTGGGCGAATACAGCAGACTACACAATTCTTTAAAAGAGGGTTTGTTGGCTTTAGGCCACAGTGTTACACTCATCTCAATGGGAGATTTCTTCAAGAAATATCCATCAGACATTCTACTGGATAGAAAATACGACCAGGGATTGGCCGTAAAACTGAAAATAGGGATCTTTAAATTGAGCGGGATAGACATCACCTCGAATTCTATCAGGTCACAGTTCTTCAAGCATCAGGATCAACTTAAAGGATTTGATGTTGTACAACTTATCAACGAGAGTCCTTTCGCAATTCAACCAAAAATTGAATTGGAACTGATCTCATTTCTGAAAAAAAACAACGACAAACTATTTTTACTTTCCTGCGGAACAGACTACCTGAGTGTTCAATATGCTTTGGGCGAGGCACTCCCCTACAGCATACTCTCCGAATATAAATCGGGTAAGATAGCCGAAGATAAGTTTCAATATATTCTGAAATACGCCAGGCCGGAATTTAAAAAACTACACCATCATGTATTCGATCTAATACGAGGCGTTATCGCATCCGATATAGATTATCATCTACCGTTAGAGGGGCATCCCAAGTACCTGGGCCTTATTCCTAACCCGGTAAATACAGATAACTTAAAGTTGCTGCCAATAGTTTATTCAGGTCGAGTAAGGATCTTTCTTGGAATAAATCGGGCTAATTATCACTCTAAGGGTATTAGATTTTTCGAGGAGGCGCTGCAGATTATTTCAGAAAAATATAGCGATAAGATTGAAATTGAAATTGCCGAGAACCTGCCGTATGCAGACTATATAGAGAAATTTGATAAAGCACACATTCTCCTGGATCAGGTATTAGGCTTCGACCAGGGTTATAACGCCCTGGAGGCTATGGCCAAAGGAAAAGTAGTGTTTACCGGTGCCGACAAAAATTTCGAAGAATTCTACGAACTACAGGAAATCGTGGCGATAAATGCCCTTCCCGATGCGCAGCAGATAGCGGGTAAACTCGAAGAGCTGATCTTAAATCCCAAAATGATACAGGAAATTTCGAGCAATGCAAGAGAATTTGTGGAGCGTGAGCACAACCACATCGCAATCGCCAAGAAATATATCTCAACCTGGCAGGAGAATTAA